One genomic window of Syngnathoides biaculeatus isolate LvHL_M chromosome 13, ASM1980259v1, whole genome shotgun sequence includes the following:
- the lamc2 gene encoding laminin subunit gamma-2 isoform X2 yields MEERPQDGVEVLPRAELRCECNGRSGGCVRDALGLRCVDCSGNSQGRRCERCKDGFYQEGAALGCTPCGCHPAGSVSHSCDSRGRCACREGVIGTKCDLCPQGTIGPHGCSPRRRLREDSGSTLCFCYGHGTRCSPQSAYGARDIWSTFKHGPDGWKVATSHGLTPTNVHSRWSPKYEDVEVISRNSLPVYLYAPAPYLGNQLLSYGQNLSFSLRLDRGIRHPSVNDVILEGSGLRVSASLGNLHSIVPCGKKINYTFRLDEQPGSRWRPQLTRFQFQTLLQNLSAIKIRATFGDRGRGYLDNVKMVSAMRGGGSPAHWVRTCVCPPGYEGDFCQECSAGFRRRKAAEGAFGPCEPCSCKGGDCDPQTGDCYPADETQTCSDGLYLDLWTRTCVTCPCPEGVPCSLVPGSARPECHICPPGTAGLRCDECQEGFYGSPGGAAGERRPCRPCPCNGHIDVRVAGSCDRTSGECLKCVNNTAGRSCDVCLPNFYRGSSDQACRPCDCNLRGSESLGCDAAGRCRCRPGFDGAKCQMSGECPACFNTAKVKVEELAFKLQQLQTQSSQTGAGLDTGNNTHAEAAMSGAEALVGDLEADAARLAVLEKQLQDSLTSLGRTRLSEERDVQNVADATGDIKRRQQTYVTEADQLQNFVADMKRKLDEAESGLRSAEFPAGDAPLSPNLLSSLAQTAIGLADKHQTKATAAERTANEALGDSEKSLALVRNLLNKGNNVKDLIGGVKTAYDGMAARVKGLDDRAIRLGGEATDESNKATGMLEDISRMARDIPLALTGETGAMAAKFDLLKKAADGSAAGFTALREDVRRDTAAAQDMLERARSAMQDTDALTGRVDAAHADTRAALQRIKNNTDKLDAALGTLRGFDRQIGASQAQADAAIGRLPVLRPIIQRAAKNNANTRGLLDAVSADSDRAMASIDQLEKLIPGLEGAIRSVPPLGNGAGDINEGVEALRTLAGDVGAEVAGELGHARNLKGDAGQAGDAAAAALRNAKRARDAVGKMLQDIAAGMANIDQPGTFDPNRLRELEDTLAAARRDTETRLEPQLRDAAAREAAQRRLLAVLDGDIDGILGDIANLEDILKTVPSGCFNSPPIEKA; encoded by the exons ATGGAGGAGCGCCCTCAGGACGGGGTCGAAGTTCTGCCCCGAG CCGAGTTGCGTTGCGAGTGCAACGGTCGCTCGGGCGGGTGCGTCCGCGACGCGCTGGGTCTTCGCTGCGTGGACTGCTCGGGAAACAGCCAAGGTCGGCGCTGCGAACGCTGCAAAGACGGATTCTACCAAGAAGGGGCGGCGCTCGGCTGCACGCCGTGCGGCTGCCACCCCGCAG GTTCCGTGAGCCACAGCTGTGACAGCAGGGGGCGCTGTGCCTGCAGAGAGGGAGTCATTGGAACAAAGTGTGACCTGTGCCCCCAAGGAACAATCGGCCCCCACGGGTGTTCTCCTAG GCGCAGACTCAGAGAGGATTCCGGCAGCACGTTATGTTTCTGTTACGGTCACGGCACCCGGTGTTCTCCTCAGTCAGCGTACGGCGCCCGCGACATCTGGAGCACCTTCAAGCACG GTCCCGACGGTTGGAAGGTGGCCACCTCTCACGGCCTCACCCCAACGAACGTCCACAGCCGCTGGTCCCCCAAGTACGAAGACGTGGAGGTGATCTCCAGAAACAGTCTGCCGGTTTACCTGTATGCGCCAG CTCCTTACCTGGGCAACCAGTTGCTGAGTTACGGTCAAAACTTGTCCTTCTCACTGCGTCTGGACCGCGGCATTCGGCACCCGTCAGTCAACGACGTCATTCTGGAAGGTTCCGGTCTCCGGGTCTCAGCTTCGCTGGGCAACCTGCACTCCATTGTTCCCTGCGGGAAGAAAATCAACTACACCTTCAG ACTGGACGAACAGCCGGGCAGCAGGTGGCGCCCTCAGCTCACCCGGTTCCAGTTCCAGACTCTCCTCCAAAACCTGAGCGCCATCAAGATACGAGCTACCTTTGGAGACAGAG GACGCGGTTACCTGGACAACGTGAAAATGGTGTCGGCAATGCGGGGAGGTGGCTCCCCGGCCCACTGGGTGCGCACCTGTGTCTGTCCGCCGGGATACGAGGGCGACTTCTGTCAAGAATGCTCGGCGGGTTTCCGGCGGCGGAAGGCGGCGGAAGGAGCGTTCGGCCCCTGCGAGCCGTGCAGCTGCAAGGGGGGCGACTGCGACCCGCAAACGGGCGACTGCTATCCCGCAGACGAGACGCAAACCTGCTCGGATGGGCTTTACTTGGATTTGTGGACCCGAACCTGCGTGACGTGTCCCTGTCCCGAAGGAGTGCCGTGCTCGCTGGTTCCTGGGTCGGCGCGACCCGAGTGTCACATCTGTCCGCCTGGAACCGCAG GCCTACGCTGTGATGAGTGTCAGGAGGGATTTTATGGCTCGCCCGGAGGGGCCGCCGGCGAGCGGCGGCCGTGCCGACCCTGCCCGTGCAACGGCCACATTGACGTCCGAGTGGCGGGAAGCTGCGATCGAACCAGCGGCGAATGTCTGAAGTGTGTCAACAACACGGCGGGTCGCAGCTGTGACGTATGCTTGCCAAACTTTTACCGCGGCAGCTCGGACCAGGCCTGCAGAC CGTGCGACTGCAATCTTCGAGGCTCCGAGTCACTGGGGTGTGACGCCGCCGGTCGCTGTCGCTGCAGACCGGGCTTTGACGGCGCAAAGTGTCAGATGTCCGGAGAGTGTCCCGCCTGTTTCAATACAGCCAAAGTCAAG GTGGAGGAGTTGGCTTTCAAACTTCAGCAGTTGCAGACGCAGAGCTCTCAGACGGGTGCCGGCCTCGATACCGGCAACAACACCCACGCAGAGGCTGCGATGAGTGGGGCCGAGGCGCTCGTGGGTGACCTGGAGGCCGATGCGGCGCGGCTGGCAG TACTGGAAAAGCAGCTGCAGGACAGTCTGACATCTCTCGGTCGCACTCGACTGTCCGAGGAACGGGACGTCCAGAACGTGGCCGACGCGACCGGCGACATCAAACGACGGCAGCAGACCTACGTGACCGAAGCAGATCAGCTTCAGAATTTCGTGGCCGACATGAAACGCAAACTGGACGAGGCCGAGTCGGGTCTCCGCTCAGCT GAGTTTCCAGCGGGTGATGCTCCTCTGAGTCCAAACCTCCTGTCCTCGTTGGCACAAACGGCGATAGGCTTGGCTGATAA ACATCAGACGAAGGCGACGGCAGCCGAGCGGACTGCCAACGAGGCTCTGGGAGACTCTGAGAAAAGTTTGGCACTTGTCCGGAATCTTCTCAACAAGGGGAACAATGTCAAAGATCTGATCGGAGGAGTGAAAACTGC GTATGACGGGATGGCGGCGCGGGTCAAGGGTTTGGACGACCGGGCGATCCGCCTGGGCGGCGAGGCCACAGACGAGAGCAACAAGGCCACGGGCATGCTGGAAGACATCAGCAGGATGGCCAGAGACATCCCGCTCGCCCTGACG GGCGAGACGGGCGCCATGGCCGCCAAGTTTGACCTCCTGAAGAAGGCGGCGGACGGGAGCGCGGCGGGCTTCACGGCGCTGCGGGAAGACGTACGGCGGGACACGGCCGCcgcccaggacatgctggagcgaGCCAGGAGTGCAATGCAG GACACGGATGCGCTCACAGGCCGAGTGGACGCCGCCCACGCCGACACCAGGGCGGCGCTTCAGCGCATTAAGAACAACACCGACAAGCTGGACGCCGCCCTCGGCACTCTGAGAG GCTTTGACCGGCAGATCGGCGCCAGCCAAGCGCAGGCGGATGCCGCCATCGGGCGGCTTCCCGTTTTGCGCCCGATCATTCAGCGAGCCGCCAAGAACAACGCTAATACGCGGGGCTTGCTGGACGCCGTGTCCGCGGATTCCGACAGAGCCATGGCGTCCATCGACCAGCTGGAGAAACTGATTCCTGGTCTGGAG GGAGCGATCAGGTCCGTACCGCCTCTCGGAAACGGGGCCGGCGACATCAACGAGGGCGTCGAGGCGCTGCGGACGCTGGCGGGCGACGTCGGCGCCGAGGTCGCCGGCGAGCTCGGCCACGccaggaacttgaagggcgACGCCGGGCAG GCCGGagatgccgccgccgccgccctgaGGAACGCCAAACGGGCCAGAGACGCCGTGGGAAAAATGCTGCAGGACATTGCCGCGGGGATGGCCAACATCG ACCAACCGGGCACGTTTGACCCAAACCGCCTCCGGGAGCTGGAGGACACGTTGGCGGCGGCCCGCCGGGACACGGAGACCCGTCTCGAGCCTCAGCTGAGAGACGCGGCGGCGAGGGAAGCGGCGCAGCGCCGCCTGCTGGCCGTCCTAGACGGAGACATCGACGGCATCTTGGGAGACATCGCCAACCTGGAGGACATCTTGAAGACCGTACCCAGCGGGTGCTTCAACAGCCCCCCCATCGAGAAGGCCTGA
- the lamc2 gene encoding laminin subunit gamma-2 isoform X5, whose product MWRNYVICGVLPGSVSHSCDSRGRCACREGVIGTKCDLCPQGTIGPHGCSPRRRLREDSGSTLCFCYGHGTRCSPQSAYGARDIWSTFKHGPDGWKVATSHGLTPTNVHSRWSPKYEDVEVISRNSLPVYLYAPAPYLGNQLLSYGQNLSFSLRLDRGIRHPSVNDVILEGSGLRVSASLGNLHSIVPCGKKINYTFRLDEQPGSRWRPQLTRFQFQTLLQNLSAIKIRATFGDRGRGYLDNVKMVSAMRGGGSPAHWVRTCVCPPGYEGDFCQECSAGFRRRKAAEGAFGPCEPCSCKGGDCDPQTGDCYPADETQTCSDGLYLDLWTRTCVTCPCPEGVPCSLVPGSARPECHICPPGTAGLRCDECQEGFYGSPGGAAGERRPCRPCPCNGHIDVRVAGSCDRTSGECLKCVNNTAGRSCDVCLPNFYRGSSDQACRPCDCNLRGSESLGCDAAGRCRCRPGFDGAKCQMSGECPACFNTAKVKVEELAFKLQQLQTQSSQTGAGLDTGNNTHAEAAMSGAEALVGDLEADAARLAVLEKQLQDSLTSLGRTRLSEERDVQNVADATGDIKRRQQTYVTEADQLQNFVADMKRKLDEAESGLRSAEFPAGDAPLSPNLLSSLAQTAIGLADKHQTKATAAERTANEALGDSEKSLALVRNLLNKGNNVKDLIGGVKTAYDGMAARVKGLDDRAIRLGGEATDESNKATGMLEDISRMARDIPLALTGETGAMAAKFDLLKKAADGSAAGFTALREDVRRDTAAAQDMLERARSAMQDTDALTGRVDAAHADTRAALQRIKNNTDKLDAALGTLRGFDRQIGASQAQADAAIGRLPVLRPIIQRAAKNNANTRGLLDAVSADSDRAMASIDQLEKLIPGLEGAIRSVPPLGNGAGDINEGVEALRTLAGDVGAEVAGELGHARNLKGDAGQAGDAAAAALRNAKRARDAVGKMLQDIAAGMANIDQPGTFDPNRLRELEDTLAAARRDTETRLEPQLRDAAAREAAQRRLLAVLDGDIDGILGDIANLEDILKTVPSGCFNSPPIEKA is encoded by the exons ATGTGGAGGAACTACGTGATTTGTGGCGTTCTTCCAGGTTCCGTGAGCCACAGCTGTGACAGCAGGGGGCGCTGTGCCTGCAGAGAGGGAGTCATTGGAACAAAGTGTGACCTGTGCCCCCAAGGAACAATCGGCCCCCACGGGTGTTCTCCTAG GCGCAGACTCAGAGAGGATTCCGGCAGCACGTTATGTTTCTGTTACGGTCACGGCACCCGGTGTTCTCCTCAGTCAGCGTACGGCGCCCGCGACATCTGGAGCACCTTCAAGCACG GTCCCGACGGTTGGAAGGTGGCCACCTCTCACGGCCTCACCCCAACGAACGTCCACAGCCGCTGGTCCCCCAAGTACGAAGACGTGGAGGTGATCTCCAGAAACAGTCTGCCGGTTTACCTGTATGCGCCAG CTCCTTACCTGGGCAACCAGTTGCTGAGTTACGGTCAAAACTTGTCCTTCTCACTGCGTCTGGACCGCGGCATTCGGCACCCGTCAGTCAACGACGTCATTCTGGAAGGTTCCGGTCTCCGGGTCTCAGCTTCGCTGGGCAACCTGCACTCCATTGTTCCCTGCGGGAAGAAAATCAACTACACCTTCAG ACTGGACGAACAGCCGGGCAGCAGGTGGCGCCCTCAGCTCACCCGGTTCCAGTTCCAGACTCTCCTCCAAAACCTGAGCGCCATCAAGATACGAGCTACCTTTGGAGACAGAG GACGCGGTTACCTGGACAACGTGAAAATGGTGTCGGCAATGCGGGGAGGTGGCTCCCCGGCCCACTGGGTGCGCACCTGTGTCTGTCCGCCGGGATACGAGGGCGACTTCTGTCAAGAATGCTCGGCGGGTTTCCGGCGGCGGAAGGCGGCGGAAGGAGCGTTCGGCCCCTGCGAGCCGTGCAGCTGCAAGGGGGGCGACTGCGACCCGCAAACGGGCGACTGCTATCCCGCAGACGAGACGCAAACCTGCTCGGATGGGCTTTACTTGGATTTGTGGACCCGAACCTGCGTGACGTGTCCCTGTCCCGAAGGAGTGCCGTGCTCGCTGGTTCCTGGGTCGGCGCGACCCGAGTGTCACATCTGTCCGCCTGGAACCGCAG GCCTACGCTGTGATGAGTGTCAGGAGGGATTTTATGGCTCGCCCGGAGGGGCCGCCGGCGAGCGGCGGCCGTGCCGACCCTGCCCGTGCAACGGCCACATTGACGTCCGAGTGGCGGGAAGCTGCGATCGAACCAGCGGCGAATGTCTGAAGTGTGTCAACAACACGGCGGGTCGCAGCTGTGACGTATGCTTGCCAAACTTTTACCGCGGCAGCTCGGACCAGGCCTGCAGAC CGTGCGACTGCAATCTTCGAGGCTCCGAGTCACTGGGGTGTGACGCCGCCGGTCGCTGTCGCTGCAGACCGGGCTTTGACGGCGCAAAGTGTCAGATGTCCGGAGAGTGTCCCGCCTGTTTCAATACAGCCAAAGTCAAG GTGGAGGAGTTGGCTTTCAAACTTCAGCAGTTGCAGACGCAGAGCTCTCAGACGGGTGCCGGCCTCGATACCGGCAACAACACCCACGCAGAGGCTGCGATGAGTGGGGCCGAGGCGCTCGTGGGTGACCTGGAGGCCGATGCGGCGCGGCTGGCAG TACTGGAAAAGCAGCTGCAGGACAGTCTGACATCTCTCGGTCGCACTCGACTGTCCGAGGAACGGGACGTCCAGAACGTGGCCGACGCGACCGGCGACATCAAACGACGGCAGCAGACCTACGTGACCGAAGCAGATCAGCTTCAGAATTTCGTGGCCGACATGAAACGCAAACTGGACGAGGCCGAGTCGGGTCTCCGCTCAGCT GAGTTTCCAGCGGGTGATGCTCCTCTGAGTCCAAACCTCCTGTCCTCGTTGGCACAAACGGCGATAGGCTTGGCTGATAA ACATCAGACGAAGGCGACGGCAGCCGAGCGGACTGCCAACGAGGCTCTGGGAGACTCTGAGAAAAGTTTGGCACTTGTCCGGAATCTTCTCAACAAGGGGAACAATGTCAAAGATCTGATCGGAGGAGTGAAAACTGC GTATGACGGGATGGCGGCGCGGGTCAAGGGTTTGGACGACCGGGCGATCCGCCTGGGCGGCGAGGCCACAGACGAGAGCAACAAGGCCACGGGCATGCTGGAAGACATCAGCAGGATGGCCAGAGACATCCCGCTCGCCCTGACG GGCGAGACGGGCGCCATGGCCGCCAAGTTTGACCTCCTGAAGAAGGCGGCGGACGGGAGCGCGGCGGGCTTCACGGCGCTGCGGGAAGACGTACGGCGGGACACGGCCGCcgcccaggacatgctggagcgaGCCAGGAGTGCAATGCAG GACACGGATGCGCTCACAGGCCGAGTGGACGCCGCCCACGCCGACACCAGGGCGGCGCTTCAGCGCATTAAGAACAACACCGACAAGCTGGACGCCGCCCTCGGCACTCTGAGAG GCTTTGACCGGCAGATCGGCGCCAGCCAAGCGCAGGCGGATGCCGCCATCGGGCGGCTTCCCGTTTTGCGCCCGATCATTCAGCGAGCCGCCAAGAACAACGCTAATACGCGGGGCTTGCTGGACGCCGTGTCCGCGGATTCCGACAGAGCCATGGCGTCCATCGACCAGCTGGAGAAACTGATTCCTGGTCTGGAG GGAGCGATCAGGTCCGTACCGCCTCTCGGAAACGGGGCCGGCGACATCAACGAGGGCGTCGAGGCGCTGCGGACGCTGGCGGGCGACGTCGGCGCCGAGGTCGCCGGCGAGCTCGGCCACGccaggaacttgaagggcgACGCCGGGCAG GCCGGagatgccgccgccgccgccctgaGGAACGCCAAACGGGCCAGAGACGCCGTGGGAAAAATGCTGCAGGACATTGCCGCGGGGATGGCCAACATCG ACCAACCGGGCACGTTTGACCCAAACCGCCTCCGGGAGCTGGAGGACACGTTGGCGGCGGCCCGCCGGGACACGGAGACCCGTCTCGAGCCTCAGCTGAGAGACGCGGCGGCGAGGGAAGCGGCGCAGCGCCGCCTGCTGGCCGTCCTAGACGGAGACATCGACGGCATCTTGGGAGACATCGCCAACCTGGAGGACATCTTGAAGACCGTACCCAGCGGGTGCTTCAACAGCCCCCCCATCGAGAAGGCCTGA